Proteins found in one Synechococcus sp. LA31 genomic segment:
- the sufC gene encoding Fe-S cluster assembly ATPase SufC, producing the protein MIRPDAPVLLEIRDLHARVEDKAILKGVNLTIRAGEIHAVMGRNGSGKSTLSKVLAGHPAYTVTSGSVRYRGDNLLELDPEQRARIGVFLGFQYPVEIPGVSNLEFLRVATNARRMEKGEEELDTFAFEDLVRERLKVVQMDPAFLDRSVNEGFSGGEKKRNEILQMALLDPLVAILDETDSGLDIDALRIVAGGVNQLANADNATLLITHYQRLLDAITPDYVHVMAAGRILRTGGKELALELEERGYDWVDQELAALAAEVA; encoded by the coding sequence GTGATCCGCCCCGACGCTCCCGTATTGCTTGAGATCCGCGATCTTCATGCCCGGGTGGAGGACAAGGCGATCCTCAAGGGTGTGAACCTCACCATCCGTGCCGGAGAAATTCATGCGGTGATGGGCCGCAACGGCAGCGGCAAGAGCACCCTCTCCAAGGTTTTGGCCGGCCACCCCGCCTACACGGTGACCTCCGGCAGCGTGCGCTACCGGGGCGACAACCTGCTGGAGCTTGATCCGGAACAGCGAGCGCGGATCGGTGTGTTTCTGGGCTTTCAATATCCGGTGGAAATTCCAGGGGTGAGCAACCTCGAGTTCCTGCGGGTGGCTACCAATGCACGCCGCATGGAGAAAGGTGAGGAGGAGCTCGACACCTTCGCCTTCGAAGACCTTGTGCGTGAGCGCCTCAAGGTGGTGCAGATGGATCCCGCCTTTCTCGATCGTTCGGTGAATGAGGGCTTCAGCGGCGGCGAGAAGAAGCGCAACGAGATCCTCCAGATGGCGCTGCTAGATCCGCTGGTGGCGATCCTGGATGAAACCGATTCCGGCCTGGATATTGATGCCCTGCGCATCGTGGCCGGAGGCGTGAATCAGCTCGCCAATGCTGACAACGCCACCCTGCTGATCACCCATTACCAGCGGCTGCTGGATGCGATCACCCCGGATTACGTGCATGTGATGGCGGCGGGGCGGATCCTGCGTACCGGCGGTAAGGAGTTGGCGCTCGAGCTTGAAGAGCGCGGCTACGACTGGGTGGATCAGGAGCTCGCCGCCCTGGCGGCGGAGGTGGCCTGA
- the sufB gene encoding Fe-S cluster assembly protein SufB — translation MSNAQAVGDLVSQPYKYGFVTDIETEKIAKGLSEDVVRLISSKKDEPAFLLDFRLRAYKQWLQMSEPDWAALGYPPINYQDIIYYAAPKQQQKKASLDEVDPKLLETFDKLGIPLSEQKRLSNVAVDAVFDSVSIATTYKEKLAEHGVIFCSISEAVKEHPELIERYLGTVVPSNDNYFAALNSAVFSDGSFVFIPKGVECPMELSTYFRINSGDTGQFERTLIVAEEGASVSYLEGCTAPMFDTNQLHAAVVELVVLDDAAIKYSTVQNWYAGDEDGVGGIYNFVTKRGQCRGDRSKISWTQVETGSAITWKYPSCVLQGADSVGEFYSVALTNNMQQADTGTKMIHVGPRSRSTIVSKGISAGRSANSYRGLVQIGPKAVGARNYSQCDSMLIGDQAAANTYPYIRSQQPQASVEHEASTCRISEDQLFYLQSRGIGFEEAVSMMVSGFCRDVFNQLPMEFAAEADKLLALKLEGSVG, via the coding sequence ATGAGCAACGCACAGGCTGTTGGTGATCTGGTGAGCCAGCCGTACAAGTACGGCTTCGTCACCGATATCGAAACCGAAAAGATCGCCAAGGGCCTCAGTGAGGATGTGGTGCGCCTTATTTCCAGCAAGAAGGACGAGCCGGCCTTCCTGCTGGATTTCCGGCTGCGCGCTTATAAGCAGTGGTTGCAGATGAGTGAGCCCGATTGGGCCGCGCTCGGTTATCCGCCGATCAACTATCAAGACATTATTTATTACGCCGCCCCCAAGCAGCAGCAAAAGAAAGCCAGCCTTGATGAGGTGGATCCGAAGCTGTTGGAAACCTTCGACAAGCTCGGTATTCCGTTGAGTGAGCAGAAGCGTTTGTCGAATGTGGCTGTCGATGCGGTGTTCGATAGTGTGTCGATCGCCACGACTTACAAAGAAAAGCTTGCTGAGCACGGCGTGATTTTCTGCTCCATCAGCGAGGCTGTGAAGGAGCATCCGGAGCTGATCGAGCGTTACCTCGGCACGGTTGTGCCTAGTAACGACAATTATTTTGCGGCGCTGAATTCAGCCGTGTTCAGTGATGGCTCCTTCGTGTTCATTCCCAAAGGTGTGGAATGCCCGATGGAACTCTCCACCTATTTCCGCATCAACTCCGGCGATACCGGCCAGTTTGAGCGCACCTTGATCGTGGCTGAGGAGGGTGCCTCGGTGAGCTACCTCGAGGGCTGCACCGCTCCGATGTTTGACACCAACCAGCTGCATGCGGCAGTAGTGGAGCTGGTGGTGCTCGATGATGCTGCCATCAAATATTCCACCGTGCAGAACTGGTACGCCGGTGATGAGGATGGTGTGGGCGGCATTTACAACTTCGTGACCAAGCGCGGCCAGTGCCGCGGCGACCGCAGCAAGATCAGCTGGACCCAGGTGGAAACAGGATCAGCAATTACCTGGAAATATCCGAGCTGTGTGCTGCAGGGTGCAGATTCCGTTGGCGAGTTCTATTCCGTAGCCCTCACCAACAACATGCAGCAGGCTGATACCGGTACCAAGATGATTCATGTGGGCCCGCGCAGCCGCTCCACGATCGTGAGCAAGGGCATCAGCGCCGGCCGCTCCGCCAATAGCTACCGCGGACTGGTGCAGATCGGCCCCAAAGCCGTGGGTGCTCGCAACTACAGCCAGTGCGATTCGATGTTGATCGGCGATCAGGCCGCCGCCAACACCTATCCCTATATCCGCTCCCAGCAGCCTCAGGCGTCGGTGGAGCATGAGGCCAGCACCTGCCGCATCTCGGAGGATCAGCTGTTCTACCTGCAAAGCCGCGGCATCGGCTTCGAGGAAGCTGTGTCGATGATGGTGAGCGGCTTCTGCCGCGATGTGTTTAATCAGCTGCCGATGGAATTCGCTGCTGAAGCCGACAAATTGCTGGCTCTCAAGTTGGAGGGTTCCGTGGGTTGA
- a CDS encoding ferredoxin-thioredoxin reductase catalytic domain-containing protein, whose protein sequence is MSAAPAPQASDSLEVIRKFAETYAQRTGTYFCSDPSVTSVVLEGLARHKDELGGALCPCRHYEDKEAEVAQAFWNCPCVPMRERKECHCMLFLTEDNPFRGEQQTITLEDVKAHCAS, encoded by the coding sequence ATGTCTGCAGCTCCTGCCCCCCAAGCCAGCGACAGCCTTGAGGTGATTCGCAAGTTTGCGGAAACCTATGCCCAGCGCACGGGCACCTATTTCTGCAGCGATCCCAGCGTCACGTCCGTCGTGCTTGAGGGTCTCGCGCGCCACAAGGATGAGCTTGGCGGCGCCCTCTGCCCCTGCCGTCACTATGAGGACAAAGAAGCTGAGGTGGCTCAGGCGTTCTGGAATTGCCCTTGTGTTCCGATGCGTGAGCGCAAAGAGTGCCACTGCATGCTCTTTCTCACCGAAGACAACCCCTTCCGTGGGGAACAGCAGACCATCACCCTCGAAGACGTGAAAGCGCATTGCGCAAGCTGA
- the sufR gene encoding iron-sulfur cluster biosynthesis transcriptional regulator SufR: MSASTQAPTREAALTLMLRQGEATAAQLADELSVSVQVMRRHLRSLEDEGLVEASPAPEGPGRPSNRWRLTAAGRQHFPNGSEHFALGLLSSMASSLPTEMVEQLLQKQASEKASDYRLLIGEGSLPERLERLVDLRRSEGYVAEYCPNPDGEGWVISEFHCSVMKIAEQFPCVCDQELQLIRHTFPDCKVERVHWLLDGSHACGFLLQSC; this comes from the coding sequence ATGAGCGCCTCGACGCAGGCACCCACCCGAGAAGCTGCCCTCACTCTGATGTTGCGTCAGGGTGAGGCGACGGCCGCTCAGCTGGCCGATGAACTTTCCGTGTCGGTTCAGGTGATGCGCCGGCACCTCCGTTCCTTAGAGGACGAGGGCTTGGTGGAAGCCAGCCCTGCACCAGAAGGTCCTGGCCGCCCCTCGAATCGTTGGCGGCTCACGGCGGCCGGCCGGCAGCACTTCCCAAACGGCAGCGAGCATTTCGCCCTGGGCCTCCTGAGCTCGATGGCCAGCAGCCTGCCCACTGAGATGGTTGAACAGCTCCTACAGAAACAGGCTTCGGAGAAAGCATCCGACTACCGACTGCTGATCGGCGAGGGCAGCCTGCCGGAGCGGCTTGAGCGGTTGGTGGATCTGCGGCGCAGCGAGGGCTACGTGGCGGAGTACTGCCCTAATCCCGATGGAGAGGGCTGGGTGATCAGCGAATTCCACTGCTCCGTGATGAAAATTGCCGAGCAGTTCCCCTGCGTGTGCGATCAGGAGCTTCAACTGATTCGCCACACCTTCCCTGACTGCAAGGTGGAGCGGGTGCATTGGCTGCTCGATGGCAGCCATGCCTGCGGTTTCCTGTTGCAATCGTGCTGA
- a CDS encoding DMT family transporter → MLIGALAALVAALCWTVASSLWNRLPTSLSGGELNLLKNLLAVAVLLPFVIGRSWTAPPASLMLLALSGVVGIAAGDSLYFAALRRLGTRRTLTIDAGGPAVASLGGMVWLAEIPAPLQWLGAGLITAALLLVAGQRPADGASQRLQWQGVVLALGALLCGSSGALLSRAALRDSALDPLQSAQVRLLAAALVLLPLLWKLRSARLGPQPAAARWPLGLAATLLGTTAGIALQQAALQRLPGGMAVALLATAPLMAIPLAHLEGDRPGWRGWSAALLALAGVSALVA, encoded by the coding sequence GTGCTGATCGGCGCTCTGGCCGCTTTGGTTGCTGCCCTGTGCTGGACCGTGGCAAGCAGCCTGTGGAACCGACTACCCACATCGCTCAGCGGTGGCGAGCTCAATCTGCTCAAGAACCTGCTGGCCGTGGCAGTGCTGCTGCCCTTCGTGATCGGCCGTTCCTGGACGGCGCCGCCGGCCTCCCTGATGCTGCTTGCCCTCAGTGGTGTGGTGGGGATTGCTGCGGGCGACAGCTTGTATTTCGCTGCCCTGCGCCGTTTGGGTACCCGCCGCACCCTCACGATCGATGCCGGAGGGCCCGCTGTGGCCAGCTTGGGCGGCATGGTGTGGCTTGCGGAAATTCCTGCCCCGCTGCAATGGCTCGGCGCCGGCTTGATCACCGCGGCGTTGTTGCTGGTAGCTGGTCAACGCCCTGCCGATGGGGCATCACAACGCCTGCAATGGCAAGGGGTCGTGCTGGCGCTTGGTGCCCTGCTCTGCGGCAGCAGTGGGGCGTTGTTGTCGCGGGCTGCCCTGCGCGATTCCGCCCTGGATCCTCTGCAGTCGGCGCAGGTGCGGTTGTTGGCCGCCGCGTTGGTGCTGTTGCCTTTGCTTTGGAAGCTGCGCAGCGCACGCCTAGGCCCGCAGCCCGCCGCGGCGCGTTGGCCGTTGGGGTTGGCGGCCACCTTGCTGGGCACCACCGCGGGGATCGCACTGCAGCAGGCCGCCCTGCAACGCCTACCCGGCGGCATGGCTGTGGCGTTGCTCGCCACCGCTCCCTTGATGGCGATACCCCTGGCGCATCTGGAGGGCGATCGACCGGGGTGGCGCGGTTGGAGTGCAGCCCTGTTGGCGCTCGCCGGTGTTAGTGCTCTGGTGGCTTGA
- a CDS encoding phycobiliprotein lyase has product MSLNLENALSFFQLSCGRWRSQRSVHHLLHRRAEAGGSLIVVEELAADDQRLRELAELHGQDPAGLVGGCWVRWSASMAWDKAGEDHTGESVIGLIPTDEHGREGILLRDLGYAEKAPASSRFCMDERDGLLLSTDYETMSVWERFAFQGPNVRVRSSTVEGLSNNASFCIETRCDDRQQERPGASATAGSAATSEPALSLLGW; this is encoded by the coding sequence GTGAGCCTCAACCTCGAGAACGCCCTCAGCTTCTTTCAGTTGAGTTGCGGCCGTTGGCGCTCCCAGCGCAGCGTGCATCACTTGTTGCATCGCCGGGCCGAAGCCGGGGGCTCACTGATTGTGGTGGAGGAACTGGCCGCCGACGATCAACGCCTGCGGGAACTGGCTGAGCTGCATGGGCAGGATCCCGCCGGACTCGTGGGAGGTTGTTGGGTGCGCTGGAGCGCTTCGATGGCTTGGGACAAGGCCGGCGAAGACCACACCGGCGAGAGCGTGATCGGACTGATTCCCACCGATGAGCACGGGCGCGAGGGCATCCTGCTGCGCGATCTGGGCTACGCCGAGAAGGCACCGGCCAGCTCGCGCTTCTGCATGGATGAGCGCGATGGCCTACTGCTCAGCACCGACTACGAAACGATGAGCGTGTGGGAGCGCTTCGCCTTCCAAGGCCCCAACGTGCGGGTACGCAGCAGCACCGTGGAAGGACTCTCCAACAACGCCTCCTTCTGCATCGAGACCCGCTGCGACGACAGGCAGCAGGAGCGGCCAGGGGCTTCCGCCACGGCCGGCAGCGCCGCCACAAGCGAACCCGCCCTCTCGCTGCTGGGCTGGTAA
- a CDS encoding phycobilisome rod-core linker polypeptide codes for MALPLLKYAPTTQNSRVDPLRVGSDEDPKAVSMDKAMDREDQNFVIEAAYRQIFFHAFKVDRDQTLESQLRNGQITVRDFIRSLCLSDTFNRSFYSLNSNYKVARHLVEKLLGRQTHGKSEEIAWSAVLMTRGVKGMIDDILDSEEYLNAFGYDTVPYHRNRVVGSRDLGETPFNITSPRYDAYYRGILGFPQIVYTGTARKLPERSLQRRGGFPQDYMPWVRTLPALRGASAAGSADIDYLAKVPYRSLGR; via the coding sequence GTGGCCCTTCCCCTCCTGAAGTACGCGCCCACAACGCAGAACTCGCGTGTGGATCCCCTTCGCGTGGGCTCGGACGAGGATCCCAAAGCCGTGTCTATGGACAAGGCTATGGATCGCGAAGATCAGAACTTCGTGATTGAGGCGGCCTATCGCCAGATCTTCTTCCACGCCTTCAAGGTCGACCGCGACCAAACCCTTGAGTCGCAGCTGCGCAACGGCCAAATCACTGTGCGTGATTTCATCCGCTCGCTCTGCCTGTCGGACACTTTTAACCGCAGCTTCTACAGCCTCAACAGCAATTACAAGGTGGCTCGCCATCTGGTGGAGAAGCTTCTGGGCCGCCAAACCCACGGCAAGTCTGAGGAGATCGCCTGGTCGGCAGTGCTGATGACCCGAGGGGTCAAAGGCATGATCGACGACATTCTCGATAGCGAGGAGTATCTGAACGCGTTCGGTTACGACACCGTGCCTTACCACCGCAACCGCGTGGTGGGCAGCCGTGACTTAGGCGAGACCCCGTTCAACATCACCAGCCCCCGCTACGACGCCTACTACCGCGGAATCCTGGGCTTCCCCCAGATTGTGTACACCGGCACGGCTCGCAAGCTTCCGGAGCGCTCCCTCCAGCGCCGCGGCGGTTTCCCTCAGGACTACATGCCCTGGGTGCGCACCCTGCCCGCCCTGCGCGGAGCCAGCGCTGCCGGCAGTGCCGACATCGATTATTTGGCGAAAGTTCCCTACCGCAGCCTGGGGCGCTGA
- a CDS encoding DUF4912 domain-containing protein, which produces MSQTLSSLARMTLRQLRQVASELGVTLYSRKTKDELVSAIGERRADLSSLDQEHAPSRQLDETRVVFLPRDPQWAYVFWEISEADRQQAFKAGASQLCLRVADVTGMSNGGSHPHTLQEVPVDSHATEWYLPVPLSDRDYRVELGYRVSGGGWISLAFSSVARVPALHPTEQILDQFVPFSLDTPPSSTTAPQTLPSTDNGLHERLYQTATVGTRRLGRGSEAFHELDQGSGAGLNASGAGVWASGRSESGSGVVAPRQRSFWLVADAELIVYGATDPSAKLSIGGEEVPLSSEGTFRIQVPFRDGQQLYAIEAVAVDGEQKRNITLDFERTTPEDNSNPSDQAVAEWF; this is translated from the coding sequence GTGAGTCAGACCCTGTCATCGCTCGCCCGGATGACGCTGCGCCAACTGCGCCAGGTGGCAAGCGAGCTGGGTGTGACCCTCTACAGCCGCAAGACCAAGGACGAGTTGGTGAGCGCCATCGGCGAACGCCGGGCAGATCTGTCCAGCCTTGATCAAGAACACGCTCCCAGCCGGCAGCTGGATGAAACCCGTGTGGTGTTTCTGCCACGTGATCCCCAGTGGGCTTACGTGTTCTGGGAGATCAGCGAAGCAGATCGCCAGCAGGCGTTCAAAGCCGGTGCCAGCCAGCTCTGCCTACGCGTGGCGGATGTAACTGGCATGAGCAATGGCGGCAGCCACCCCCACACCCTTCAGGAGGTGCCGGTGGATAGCCATGCCACCGAGTGGTACCTACCCGTGCCCCTAAGCGATCGTGACTACCGCGTGGAGCTGGGCTACCGCGTCAGCGGTGGCGGCTGGATCTCTCTGGCTTTCTCATCGGTGGCCCGGGTGCCGGCGCTGCACCCCACCGAGCAGATCCTCGATCAATTCGTTCCCTTTTCCCTCGACACGCCTCCCAGCAGCACGACCGCCCCTCAGACCCTTCCCAGCACAGACAACGGCCTGCACGAACGCCTCTACCAAACGGCCACCGTTGGCACTCGCCGCCTCGGTCGCGGCTCTGAAGCGTTCCACGAACTCGATCAAGGTAGTGGCGCGGGTCTCAACGCCTCCGGTGCAGGTGTCTGGGCCAGTGGCCGCAGCGAATCGGGCTCTGGAGTGGTGGCTCCGCGCCAGCGCTCCTTCTGGCTCGTCGCCGATGCTGAGCTGATCGTGTATGGCGCCACGGATCCATCCGCCAAGTTGAGCATCGGCGGCGAAGAGGTGCCCCTCTCCAGCGAAGGCACCTTCCGCATCCAGGTGCCTTTCCGTGATGGCCAACAGCTGTACGCAATTGAGGCCGTGGCCGTCGATGGTGAGCAGAAGCGCAACATCACACTCGATTTCGAGCGCACCACCCCGGAAGACAACAGCAACCCCAGTGATCAGGCTGTGGCCGAATGGTTCTGA
- a CDS encoding phosphatidylserine/phosphatidylglycerophosphate/cardiolipin synthase family protein: protein MEISSKPWLGALALLALALISQGCTSYSGRLIGSKPAPLPLPEGIDVAFNHRESSHYRSPVHGDTRNGDNLEALLLNAIEAAQTEILVAVQELSLPELAEALAMQHRRGIQVKVVLENTYSTAWSDQHEAELDRHQRQRHQLLKALADRNRDGQLSLAELQQGDAMAILQRAGVPWIDDTADGSKGSGLMHSKYVVIDRRVVITGSANFTASGIHGDAGDRRTRGNVNHLLRLESPQLAQLFAADFQQMWGDGPGGEADSRFGLAKQAGPASRVLMGQTVVEVLFAPHRRSDPHHGLALIGSTLAQARETVDLALFVFSAQSLTDVIAALQQRGVRLRLLADPGFASRSFSEVLDLLGVALADRYCKLEKSNKPLQQAAEGVGIPRLARGDKLHHKLAVIDGKTVITGSFNWSPSAAHQNDEVLMLIHSPLLAAHFTREMDRLWKGAELGINPRMERKLQENRRRCGSGMQRR from the coding sequence GTGGAGATCTCATCCAAACCATGGCTTGGGGCCCTGGCACTGCTGGCCCTGGCCCTAATAAGCCAGGGGTGCACCAGCTACAGCGGTCGTTTGATTGGCTCCAAACCTGCGCCGCTGCCTCTGCCCGAGGGGATCGATGTGGCCTTCAACCACCGCGAAAGCAGCCACTACCGCAGCCCGGTGCACGGAGACACCCGCAACGGCGACAACCTGGAGGCGCTGCTGCTGAACGCAATCGAGGCGGCACAAACCGAGATCCTGGTGGCGGTTCAAGAGCTCTCCCTGCCAGAGCTGGCCGAGGCTCTAGCCATGCAGCATCGCCGCGGCATCCAGGTGAAGGTGGTCCTAGAGAACACTTACAGCACGGCCTGGAGCGATCAGCACGAGGCTGAGCTCGATCGCCATCAACGCCAACGTCACCAGCTGTTGAAGGCTCTGGCCGATCGCAACCGCGACGGACAACTGAGCCTGGCGGAACTGCAACAAGGCGATGCCATGGCGATCCTGCAACGCGCTGGAGTGCCCTGGATCGATGACACCGCCGATGGCAGCAAAGGCAGTGGCCTGATGCACAGCAAATATGTGGTGATCGACCGACGGGTGGTGATCACCGGCTCGGCCAACTTCACGGCTTCGGGCATCCATGGCGATGCGGGCGATCGCCGCACGCGCGGCAATGTGAATCACCTGCTGCGGCTGGAGAGCCCACAGTTGGCACAGCTGTTTGCCGCCGATTTCCAGCAGATGTGGGGCGATGGCCCTGGAGGTGAGGCCGACAGCCGCTTCGGCCTGGCCAAACAAGCGGGGCCAGCCAGCCGGGTACTGATGGGCCAGACCGTGGTGGAGGTGCTGTTTGCCCCCCATCGGCGCAGTGATCCCCACCATGGGCTGGCACTAATCGGCAGCACCTTGGCCCAGGCGCGGGAAACGGTTGACCTTGCCCTGTTTGTGTTTTCCGCCCAATCACTCACCGATGTGATCGCCGCGCTGCAGCAGCGCGGTGTGCGGCTGCGCTTGTTGGCGGATCCAGGCTTCGCCAGCCGTTCGTTCTCAGAGGTGCTCGATCTGCTCGGTGTGGCACTCGCCGATCGCTACTGCAAACTGGAAAAGAGCAACAAGCCCCTTCAGCAGGCGGCAGAGGGCGTGGGCATCCCGCGCCTCGCCAGGGGCGACAAGCTGCACCACAAGCTCGCCGTGATCGATGGCAAGACCGTGATCACAGGCAGCTTCAACTGGAGCCCAAGTGCCGCCCATCAGAATGACGAGGTGCTGATGCTGATCCACTCACCCCTGCTGGCGGCGCACTTCACCCGCGAAATGGATCGCCTTTGGAAGGGGGCAGAGCTGGGGATCAACCCACGGATGGAGCGCAAGCTGCAGGAGAACCGCAGGCGTTGTGGCAGTGGGATGCAACGGCGCTGA